DNA sequence from the Hippopotamus amphibius kiboko isolate mHipAmp2 chromosome 1, mHipAmp2.hap2, whole genome shotgun sequence genome:
agagaGACTCGGGGTCCCAGGAGGATGTCTGGGATGGGAGAGGCCTGAGCATGAGGAGCGGATCTGGGTTAACTTTCCCTTGACTGGGGGTCTCCAACCAAGGAGGTCCTGGTGCCAACCCAAGGACAGGTAGGGAGGCTCCCGATCAGCTTGGATGTGCTGTGTAACCCACACTGGATCTGTCTCCCCACCTTTGTGCCCAAGGACCCCAGGGACCAGCtctgacctctctgagccaggCCCCACCCTCGCCATACCAGGCACAGATCAAATGACACCACATTTAGGGCTGGAGGTtcacttttctttccaaaaaatacCAAGCACACAGTCTAGGTGTGGCAGGGGGACAGAGCCAGGCTGGGGACCTGGACATTAGACACCCAGGGGGCCCTTGGTGGAGGCGGACAATTTAACAACTGGTCTGAAAGTCAAAAGAGAGGAGAGCTGGTTAGTGGGGTGTGCAGCAGGCAGTGGGGGtagggcaggggctgtggggtTCAGGCCCAGACCCAGGGACTGGCCAGTGTGGCTCACAGCAGCCCCGCCGGGGCCCATTTCTGGGGCAGGGGTGACAAGGCCTGGCTTAGCCCTCTGTGTGGATGTCCATGCAGCACTAGGCATACTGGAAGACATGAATTCagaggcagcagggccaggcctcctggcctcactGAACAGTTCCCCTGTGTGTAAGTCGGGGACATTTCTTATCCTGGCACTGCCTCCTTcgtagggttgctgtgaggagcCTGCAGGCCTGGGGAGGTGATGGGCTCTGGCCACCCAGGTCGTATTTATTGCTGTGTCCTCAAGGCCCAGCCCAGAGTAGACACTCACACAGCCCGTCAGTGAGTACACAGGGGCTGTGAAAGGGCTGCAGCTGGCTGGGGTGTGGACAGGTCCATGCCTGTACCTGGACTACCTGGACCTGGACCTGGCGGTGCGTATGCACCTGAGGGCCGGGGCCTGCATCCCGCCTCTCTCTGAGTGTTTGGTCTGAGTCTCAGAGCGTAGGGTGGGTGCCTACGTTGGGGATAAGCTGCTCAGAACCCTAACcgtgctggggggcgggggacacCCTGAACCCTCTTGACCCCGCCCGGGGTGCTGCAGGGGCCGGCGGATGCTGGGTGGGCTCAGACGTACTCTCGGGCAGCCGCCGAGGGGCCAGGCCGGTAGGGCTGCGGGCTGCTGTTGGATCTCTCGGGCTCTGGGCACGAGCAGCAGAGGAAGGAGCCGCCCAGAATGGCCAGGCCGGCGGCGGCCCAGCCCACGAACAGGGCCGGGCCAAACTCGAACCTGCAAGGGGGTGGAAGGCGCCATCAGGTGTGGCTGCGCCCCTGACCCGTCCCCGTCCTCCCCCGGGGGCTCCCAGCCTCCGCCCTGGCAGAGCGGAGGAAGGGCACGGCGTGGGGGAGCTGAGGCTGGGGCCTCCCCCGTCTCCTCGGGCCCGCTCAGTAAATTGGGACGCGCGCTCATCCTTCCTCTAGCCGCTGCCGCAGCACATCACCACCACCCGGGGCGACCCAGGCCCAGGCTGGGCTGCTCCGAGCAACCTCGTGCCGCTTTCCTCCTCTGGCCAGtggagggggcgtggggggcccgtcggggaggggaggagccggGCAGTCCTGCCACCTCCCTCGGTCACGGTCTGGTCCACGCAGCTCGCCGCGCGGCTCCCGCTGTCCTCTGCAGAAGGCCAGACTCCTCCGCGCGCTCCACCTGGCACTCCGCGCGCTCCACCGCCCGGCCCCGCGGGCCAGCCCGGCGCCTCCCCTGCAGCGTCCGGGTCTCCCCCGCTCTGTGTCTTTGCACGAGGCGCCCCCTGCTGGAGCGTCCCGCCTCCTGCGCCTCCTGCGCACCCCCGCCTCCAGGGCCCGGTTCAGAGGCCACCTCCCCTGGTCGCTTTCCCTGACCCCTCTCTGCTCGCAGCCTGGCGCTGACTCTCACCGGGTGGTTCCTTGCTTGTCCGGTTCCCTGGGGAGCACCTTGCGGGCAGACAGCACCGGATTCATCCGTGTCCCCAGGGCCCGGCACAGGGCCTGCAACTCAGGCAGCCTTGGGGAGTGTTGAAGGGACAGGGTCGAGCGCCAGGCTGGCATCTCTGAGCTGAGCTGCCTCTTGCTTGGCAGGTTTTCATGGCTAGAGCTGCCAGCCCCAGGAATGACTCACTCCTAAagtctccttttcctcccctctccacactgctgcctcctccaggaagccctcctgacTGTGACAACCCAGGCAACTCTTTTTTCATCCTCCTTCCACCCCCGGGCCCAAAGCCTGTTAGGATGTCTGGGGTTGAGACTGTCTCATTCTCTGCTCCTGGCAGAGCTGAGAGGTAAGTGAGGGGTCAGGCCCTTCACAGAGCCCCCTGTTTGGCTCCCACACACTTCACCTTATAAGTCCTAACCTTTCTAGCTCGTAAATATCTCTAGGACTACTCTCTGCAATGCTAGCCCCCCGCCCCAAGCCCTCTGCTCCAGACCTTTGCAACAGCACCTTACTGgccttgccccctccccaccattcTGCACACCACAGCCAGAGGAATTGTCCTGCCTTCTACCCCaggataggaaaataaaaaaaccttCCTATGGCTGCAAGGCCCTCTGCCATCTGCCTTGAGGACTTTTCCAGACACATCTCTccagcccaaagtcacacagaaatAACaatccaggcactgtgctaagtcccTTACCTGCACCATCTCACAGAACCCTCACAACCACACTGGAGCTGCGTCCTCCGTCCCTCCTAGTTGCATTTTACAGGGGATgaaaccagtcacagaaagattaaggaacttgcccatCACACAGCCTGCctgtgcagagctgggatttaaatacAGAGCCAGGGCATTTAGCTACTGGGGTGGCCTCCATAGGCCTCCTGCCCCTTTGGAGGGCCCAGCCACACCCTGCCTTCTCCCCACTCCAGAGAGCTTCTCAGTGACAGCACCTGGGGCCTGTCCCCTGTTTCCCCCTCCAAGTGCCCTGCTGGACAAAGGCCAGTGGCCCCAGAAGAGGTGGAGTGGGAGGCCCAGTCAGTCCCCTGGCCCAAGCCATGCCCTGGCACTCACCTGGCATTGATGGGTGTGCTGGGATTGAAGAACTCCTGGGTCACCAGTGTGGCATACCATGAGACGGCCGTCAAAGTGCAGAGGCCTAAGGACAAGGGCGGGTAGGGTCAGCTCTGCTCTGGCCTCCAGATGGCCGCCCAGGATGGGGCTACCTGCCATggtcaagatggtggaggaggagCCAGGCACTCACCCGCCAGGAGGAAGAGGACACCCCCAGCGATGGCGACTCGGTTCTTGGCAACGGGGTTGCTGTCTCCGACCCGGGTGCACTTCATGCCGATGACACTGAGGACCATGGCCACAAAGCCCAGGAGCACGGCCATCACCATCAGGGCTCGAGCTGACTGGATGTGACCTGGGTGGGGCGGGAGGGACTGAGCCAGGGGTGGGAAAAGTGGGCAGGTGGGAGGAGCCCAAgatgggaggggctgggctgagctggacACTCCTCCTGGGCTACTACCTGCAGCAGGTGTGAGGGGATCCTAAGGATGCTGCTGACAACGGGGTGTGAGGGCAAGGGGTGGAGCTGAGCCTCACGGTTCACTCTCCCTTGCAGGTTCTTGCAGGTAGTATGTGGTGACAGTGTGGTATGAGTTCTGCCATCTGCTGCTTTCTGTCTAGGCAACTCCCTTTGGGGCCTGGCCCACCTCTCTCAGGCAGCAGAGGGGAGCAGTTTCTTCTGCGGCCTTTGAGGTTCAGTAGAAGGAGGAGTTAGGGTGTCTgaggcccagctcagcccaggttGGCCCTTGGGCAGGGATGCCTCCCCCATTGTCCATTCTGACTTGAGTCACCTTCCTCTCTGCCCTTTGAGTCACCCATGGTTGCTGTGTGCCTGCTGCTGGGGTCAGTCCTGGGCTCAGGGGCAGCACGGGGGATCTGGGTCCCTGAGAGAGGCCAGGTGACCTGCCTGGTCCGGACTAGCAGGGGCCATGTGACAGCAGCTCGACTCAGGCCTGTGGGGCCCTGGGCAGAGGGTGAGTGGGCCGGCCCCCAGCCGGGGTAGGGCTTCAGTGGTGCCTGTTTACAAGCCAACTTGTCCGGCTCAACCCTGCGCCCCAGGAGGAGGAGAGCCGCCTGTGTGCCTACATGAGGACGTGTATGTACAtacgtgtgcctgtgtgtctgtgcgtgGTGTAGGGCACTCGAGTGCCCACATACTTGTCCACGTGGCAGGACTGGCAAGCAGCTGTGTGTACACAATGTGTCTGCAACAGAGTatggggagagatggagggaagggtCTTGACTGAGCCCCTCTGAGTGCCAGGCAATCACCTCTGACCCTCCCagagtcctgtggaagtcctagTACTGCTCTTTCCAGATGAGGACAGAGAGGGTCAGTGAATCCTTCAAGGttacagtggcagagctggcatgTGGACCCACGGCTGCCAGAACCTAGAGCCCCTGCCCCCCCGCGGGGCACGAGGCTGGCCTGGATCTTCATGAGTGcacggggcaggggctggggagtgcAGCCCAGTGCAGATGGCAGACTGTGGGAAAGCTTGCTCCGGaccccccatccccacacccCATCTTCCCATCCCAGCGGGCATGAGGCCTACCTTCCAGGGCGAGCAGCGAGTCATAGAGCTTGCACTGCACCTGACCGGTGCTCTGGGAGGCACAGGACATCCAGAGCCCTTCATAGAGGCCCACGGCGGTGATGATGGCGTCGCCAGCGTAGGAGGACTGCTTCCACTGCGGGAGGGCCGTGCTGGCGATGATGCCCACCCAGCCACCCAGGGCCAGGAAGTAGCCCAGGAGCTGAAGACCTGAGTTGGCCATGGCCCAGGGGAGGGGACTGAGGGTtccagggctcagggctgggcCAGGGACCCAGAGGT
Encoded proteins:
- the CLDN19 gene encoding claudin-19 is translated as MANSGLQLLGYFLALGGWVGIIASTALPQWKQSSYAGDAIITAVGLYEGLWMSCASQSTGQVQCKLYDSLLALEGHIQSARALMVMAVLLGFVAMVLSVIGMKCTRVGDSNPVAKNRVAIAGGVLFLLAGLCTLTAVSWYATLVTQEFFNPSTPINARFEFGPALFVGWAAAGLAILGGSFLCCSCPEPERSNSSPQPYRPGPSAAAREPVVKLSASTKGPLGV